A stretch of Kaistella flava (ex Peng et al. 2021) DNA encodes these proteins:
- the msrA gene encoding peptide-methionine (S)-S-oxide reductase MsrA: protein MKNILTLLAFIFGVGVFAATTFSCTKAKVQPAEENTKNEMNMEGKNIKEIYFAGGCFWGTEHLFQLVRGVVATEVGYANGKIKNPTYEQVISHTTGFTEAVKVKYDADQVNLPLLINLFFKSIDPTTIDRQGNDMGDNYRSGIYSTDAATEAIVKTEVAKLAKNYNKPVVVETIPLKNFYKAEDYHQDYLDKNPGGYCHIPLSVFEEAKRANPLPSAK from the coding sequence ATGAAAAATATTTTAACACTCTTGGCATTTATCTTTGGAGTTGGAGTTTTTGCTGCGACTACTTTCTCTTGCACTAAAGCTAAAGTACAACCTGCTGAGGAAAACACTAAAAATGAAATGAATATGGAAGGTAAAAATATAAAAGAAATTTATTTTGCTGGTGGATGTTTTTGGGGAACCGAACATTTATTTCAACTGGTAAGAGGTGTAGTTGCGACTGAAGTCGGATACGCAAATGGAAAAATTAAAAACCCAACTTATGAGCAGGTCATTAGTCACACAACAGGTTTCACTGAAGCTGTAAAAGTAAAGTATGATGCTGACCAAGTTAATTTACCGCTCTTGATTAATCTCTTTTTCAAATCAATTGATCCTACGACTATAGACCGACAGGGAAATGATATGGGAGATAATTACAGAAGTGGAATTTATTCTACCGATGCAGCTACTGAAGCGATTGTAAAAACTGAAGTTGCAAAATTGGCTAAGAACTATAATAAACCAGTTGTCGTAGAAACGATTCCTTTGAAAAACTTCTATAAAGCTGAAGATTATCACCAGGATTATTTGGATAAAAATCCCGGTGGATATTGCCACATTCCTCTTTCAGTATTTGAAGAAGCGAAAAGAGCAAATCCGCTTCCTTCGGCGAAATAA
- a CDS encoding IS256 family transposase, whose protein sequence is MIDKEELLNNKEFYKSFKSGEDLTSFFKTMHKRAVEHMLEAELDDHLDTEKHQKTKNGNYRNGHQTKKIKTSFGEDEIKVPRDRESTFEPALVPKRHNIIDGLENIIISFYAKGMSVSDIEDQIKEMYDFDVSTSTISRITNAVSSEIVAWQNRPLEDLYLIVWMDGIVFKVRENSKVINKTIYLAVGLRRDGKKEVLGMWLGKNESSSFWMSVLTDIKARGVEDILITATDNLNGFTQTIRSVFPQSQTQICVVHQIRNACKYVVWKDRKAFTSDMKHIYNAPTKQAAEAALNDFAEKWECKYSYAIKSWRDNWDELTVFFEFPVEIRKIIYTTNLIENLNGKIRKYTKNKMSFPTDDAVLKSVFLALREATKKWTMPIRDWGIVLNQFMLIFEERLKL, encoded by the coding sequence ATGATCGACAAAGAAGAATTATTAAACAACAAGGAATTTTACAAATCCTTCAAGAGCGGCGAAGATTTAACCTCGTTCTTCAAAACAATGCACAAACGAGCCGTAGAACACATGCTCGAAGCCGAACTGGATGACCATCTGGATACCGAGAAACATCAAAAAACCAAAAACGGAAACTATCGAAACGGCCATCAAACCAAGAAAATAAAAACCTCTTTCGGCGAAGATGAAATTAAAGTTCCGCGAGATAGAGAAAGTACTTTTGAGCCGGCTTTAGTTCCCAAAAGGCATAATATTATTGATGGTTTAGAAAATATTATCATCTCATTTTATGCCAAAGGAATGAGCGTGAGTGATATTGAAGACCAGATCAAGGAAATGTACGATTTTGATGTTTCAACATCCACAATATCCAGGATTACCAATGCGGTTTCCAGTGAGATTGTCGCTTGGCAAAACCGGCCACTAGAGGATTTATACCTCATTGTTTGGATGGATGGAATTGTTTTTAAAGTCCGTGAAAATTCAAAAGTCATTAACAAAACCATTTATCTTGCCGTTGGTTTAAGACGGGACGGAAAAAAAGAAGTTCTGGGAATGTGGCTTGGAAAAAACGAAAGTTCCAGTTTTTGGATGAGCGTACTAACCGACATAAAAGCACGGGGTGTAGAAGATATATTGATCACTGCAACGGATAATCTCAATGGATTCACCCAAACTATTCGCAGTGTTTTCCCACAATCTCAAACTCAGATCTGCGTGGTTCATCAGATAAGAAATGCCTGCAAATACGTAGTTTGGAAAGACAGAAAAGCCTTTACTTCCGACATGAAACACATTTACAACGCTCCCACGAAGCAAGCCGCGGAAGCTGCTTTAAATGATTTTGCAGAAAAATGGGAATGTAAATATTCCTACGCCATCAAATCCTGGAGAGATAATTGGGATGAATTAACGGTATTCTTCGAATTCCCGGTGGAAATCCGCAAAATCATTTACACCACCAATTTAATAGAAAATCTGAATGGAAAAATAAGAAAATACACCAAAAACAAAATGTCTTTTCCAACTGATGATGCAGTTTTAAAGTCGGTTTTTCTTGCGTTAAGAGAAGCAACAAAAAAATGGACAATGCCAATCAGAGATTGGGGAATTGTACTCAATCAATTTATGCTTATATTTGAAGAAAGGCTCAAGTTATAA
- a CDS encoding GxxExxY protein has product MTENELSYKIIGAAIEVHRTLGVGLLESAYESALLYELEHMGLNVKTQVHLPTVYKGFKIEKAYKVDMIVEEKVIIENKAVYELHPVDYFQTKTYLKLTGIKLALLINFNTPLLKDGIHRIVNQL; this is encoded by the coding sequence ATGACAGAGAACGAATTGTCATATAAAATTATCGGTGCAGCAATTGAAGTTCATAGAACTTTGGGAGTTGGCCTGCTCGAAAGTGCTTATGAATCTGCTCTTTTGTATGAGTTGGAGCACATGGGATTGAATGTGAAAACGCAAGTCCATCTACCTACTGTTTATAAAGGTTTTAAAATTGAAAAAGCTTACAAAGTTGATATGATTGTTGAAGAAAAGGTTATCATAGAAAATAAAGCAGTTTATGAATTACATCCTGTTGATTATTTTCAAACGAAAACTTATTTGAAACTTACAGGAATTAAACTTGCTCTTCTTATTAATTTCAATACTCCACTACTAAAAGATGGTATTCATCGAATCGTAAATCAGTTGTAA
- a CDS encoding YceI family protein, whose amino-acid sequence MKSFTNSVFFALFSALAIVSCSKDKPLTSETAEVSTTKHGAIYELDTLNSRIEWKGYKVVKSEQSSHFGTIKFESGDLTVKDGVLESGKFVADMNSLTSVDLKNDPEQLAKLNGHLKSGDFFEADKFPTASYEITKVSHNENGDYNTLLDGNLTIKGITKPVQFNANVSVKDGEASIATEPKDIKREDFGVRFQLPLANGLIKDEVNLQILIKAMEKK is encoded by the coding sequence ATGAAATCATTTACGAATTCAGTATTCTTCGCGCTTTTTTCAGCTCTCGCAATTGTATCTTGTAGTAAGGACAAACCTTTGACCAGTGAAACAGCGGAAGTTTCTACGACAAAACATGGTGCGATTTATGAACTGGATACGCTCAACAGTAGAATCGAATGGAAGGGTTATAAAGTAGTAAAGTCTGAACAGTCAAGTCATTTCGGAACGATTAAATTCGAAAGTGGGGATTTAACCGTGAAAGATGGAGTTTTAGAAAGTGGTAAATTCGTAGCAGACATGAATTCACTGACTTCTGTAGATTTAAAAAATGATCCTGAACAATTAGCAAAATTAAACGGTCATCTAAAAAGCGGAGATTTCTTCGAAGCTGATAAATTTCCAACTGCTTCTTATGAAATCACGAAAGTTTCACACAATGAAAACGGTGATTACAATACACTTTTAGATGGAAATTTAACCATCAAAGGAATTACAAAACCAGTTCAGTTTAATGCAAATGTTTCTGTGAAAGATGGAGAAGCGAGTATTGCAACAGAACCTAAGGATATTAAGAGAGAAGATTTCGGTGTGAGATTTCAATTGCCACTTGCCAACGGTTTAATTAAAGATGAGGTAAATCTTCAGATTTTAATTAAAGCCATGGAAAAGAAATAA
- a CDS encoding sulfate/molybdate ABC transporter ATP-binding protein, with product MLLEIKNLFFSHRPEQRLFQNFNLKVEEGKIIALAGESGCGKSTILNLIYGLLEWEKGEIIFNGSPILGPTKNLVPGEDNMKLVAQNYDLMPYSTVADNVGKFISNINLAEKKERVQELLTVVGLEEFENTLPKYLSGGQMQRVAIARALSVMPQLLLLDEPFSNIDFSRKIELRERLFNYVREKKISLIISTHEIQEVMPWLDQIIVLQEGRLIQNDNAQETYNDPYNQYVASLFGEVNVFSEEEKSALNLSKNFWYPHEIKISDEGKEAEVLESRFSGSYYWNKISLNGKKLVIYTPKKIEGTLKINL from the coding sequence ATGTTATTAGAAATCAAAAATCTATTTTTTTCACATCGTCCAGAACAGCGACTATTCCAGAATTTTAACCTTAAAGTTGAGGAAGGAAAAATCATCGCTTTAGCAGGTGAAAGTGGTTGTGGAAAATCCACTATTTTAAATTTAATTTACGGCCTTCTTGAATGGGAAAAAGGGGAAATTATTTTTAATGGTTCGCCGATTTTAGGTCCAACAAAGAATTTAGTTCCTGGTGAAGACAACATGAAATTGGTGGCACAGAATTACGATTTGATGCCCTATTCCACTGTTGCAGATAATGTGGGAAAGTTTATTTCTAATATTAATTTAGCAGAGAAAAAAGAAAGAGTTCAGGAACTTTTAACCGTAGTTGGACTTGAAGAATTCGAAAACACGTTGCCAAAATACTTGAGTGGTGGACAAATGCAGAGAGTTGCCATTGCCAGAGCGCTTTCGGTAATGCCACAACTTTTACTACTTGATGAGCCTTTTAGCAATATCGACTTTTCCAGAAAAATAGAATTGCGTGAACGATTATTTAATTACGTTCGCGAAAAGAAAATTTCACTCATCATTTCTACGCATGAAATTCAGGAAGTAATGCCGTGGCTGGATCAAATCATTGTTTTACAAGAAGGACGGTTGATTCAAAACGACAATGCACAAGAAACTTACAATGACCCATACAATCAATATGTTGCTTCACTTTTCGGAGAAGTAAATGTTTTTTCTGAAGAAGAAAAATCGGCTTTAAATCTTTCTAAAAATTTCTGGTATCCACATGAAATCAAAATTTCAGATGAAGGAAAAGAAGCCGAAGTTTTAGAAAGCCGTTTTTCCGGAAGTTATTATTGGAATAAAATTTCCTTAAATGGTAAAAAACTGGTTATTTATACGCCTAAAAAAATCGAAGGAACGCTCAAAATCAATCTTTAA
- a CDS encoding zinc ribbon domain-containing protein YjdM, producing MSDTIVCPKCQSEFTYEQDDKMVCSQCFHEWTPGETADEDKILDAHGHELQNGDSVVVVKDLPVKGAPKPVKAGTKVKNIRLRPGSDHNIDCKIDGFGSMALKSEFVKKA from the coding sequence ATGAGCGATACAATAGTTTGTCCGAAATGCCAATCAGAATTCACTTATGAGCAGGATGATAAAATGGTTTGTTCTCAATGTTTCCACGAATGGACGCCGGGAGAAACTGCAGACGAAGATAAAATTTTAGATGCGCACGGACACGAATTACAAAATGGAGATTCTGTGGTTGTGGTTAAAGATTTACCGGTGAAAGGTGCACCAAAACCAGTAAAAGCGGGAACGAAAGTAAAGAATATTAGATTACGTCCGGGAAGCGATCACAATATCGATTGCAAAATTGATGGTTTCGGTTCTATGGCTTTGAAATCTGAATTTGTAAAGAAAGCGTAG
- a CDS encoding alpha/beta hydrolase — MDLQYIVREPEHITSKTPLLILLHGFGSNEQDLFSFAPTLPSDWLIVSFRAPFDTTYEGYSWYDIDLMDEENRIDVAQAKESQEAILENILKISNQYGLTENQTHLCGFSQGGILSYSLALNNPDLFTKVACMSCYAEEKLLTHMVKDKKKIEKLRFFISHGTDDAIIPLDWGRKAADMLYEMGAFFSFREYMSGHGVNQKNYMDLMDFFGK; from the coding sequence ATGGATTTACAATACATCGTTCGCGAACCCGAGCACATTACCTCAAAAACACCTTTACTTATCTTATTACACGGTTTTGGCAGCAATGAACAGGACTTATTCAGTTTTGCTCCTACACTACCATCGGATTGGTTAATTGTAAGTTTCAGAGCACCTTTTGACACCACTTACGAAGGTTATTCTTGGTATGACATTGATTTAATGGATGAAGAAAACCGAATTGATGTTGCGCAAGCGAAAGAATCACAAGAGGCGATTTTGGAAAATATATTGAAAATTTCGAATCAATATGGTTTAACAGAAAATCAAACCCATTTATGCGGATTTTCCCAAGGTGGAATTTTAAGTTATTCCTTGGCTTTGAACAATCCAGATTTATTTACAAAGGTTGCCTGCATGAGTTGTTATGCCGAAGAAAAATTGTTAACGCATATGGTGAAAGACAAAAAGAAAATCGAAAAATTGCGATTCTTTATTTCTCATGGAACTGATGATGCGATCATTCCTTTAGATTGGGGACGTAAAGCGGCGGATATGTTATATGAAATGGGCGCTTTCTTCTCTTTCCGCGAGTATATGAGCGGACATGGTGTAAATCAGAAAAATTATATGGATTTGATGGATTTCTTTGGAAAATAA
- a CDS encoding alpha/beta hydrolase, with product MSFFKQIKFYFVILAMMSTNFRSQVLIKITSIPKGTPENAKIFMANSSNNWNPNDPKFELKKDSSRNYTLQITENKGTLEYKFTQGNWEIAEGDENGNKLENRKLFFSTNPQTIENQIVSWEKSAINKNTASENVKVLSENFYIPQLKTSRRIWIYLPPDYSTSNKKYPVIYMQDAQNLFNDATSFSGEWKVDETLNQLFAEGNRDAIVVGIENGGAERLNEYSPWKNEKYGGGKGDAYTEFLAKTLKSYIDKNYRTLPQAKNTALIGSSMGGLISFYAGLKYPEKFGKLGVFSPSFWYDFKDLNLFVSENSKNLTPTKFYFLSGTKESENMVSDIQKIIPILIKKGVPESNIKTKFDEDGTHSESYWSREFGAAYLWLFKK from the coding sequence ATGAGTTTCTTCAAACAAATCAAATTCTACTTTGTAATACTTGCGATGATGAGTACGAATTTTCGAAGTCAAGTTCTCATAAAAATAACTTCTATCCCAAAAGGAACGCCTGAAAACGCCAAAATCTTCATGGCAAATTCCAGCAATAATTGGAATCCGAACGATCCTAAATTTGAATTAAAAAAAGACAGTTCCAGAAATTACACCTTACAAATTACTGAAAATAAAGGAACTTTAGAATATAAATTCACGCAGGGAAACTGGGAAATCGCAGAAGGTGATGAAAACGGAAATAAGTTAGAAAATAGAAAACTTTTCTTCAGTACTAATCCACAAACGATTGAAAATCAAATTGTGTCTTGGGAAAAATCCGCTATTAACAAAAATACAGCTTCCGAAAATGTAAAAGTTTTAAGTGAAAATTTTTATATTCCGCAACTAAAGACCAGCCGTAGAATTTGGATCTATTTACCACCAGATTATTCCACTTCCAACAAAAAATATCCTGTTATTTATATGCAGGATGCTCAGAATTTATTTAATGATGCCACATCTTTTTCTGGCGAATGGAAGGTTGATGAAACATTGAATCAATTATTTGCAGAAGGAAATCGTGATGCGATTGTTGTTGGAATTGAAAACGGCGGTGCTGAAAGATTAAATGAATATTCACCGTGGAAAAACGAAAAATATGGTGGCGGAAAAGGCGATGCTTATACCGAATTTCTGGCGAAAACTTTGAAATCTTATATCGATAAAAACTACCGGACTTTGCCACAAGCGAAAAACACAGCTCTCATTGGAAGTTCGATGGGCGGCTTAATTTCTTTTTATGCAGGTTTGAAATATCCTGAAAAATTTGGGAAACTGGGAGTTTTCAGTCCAAGCTTTTGGTATGATTTTAAAGATTTAAATTTATTTGTCAGCGAAAACTCTAAAAATCTAACACCTACCAAATTCTATTTTCTCAGCGGAACCAAAGAATCGGAAAATATGGTTTCGGATATTCAAAAGATAATACCAATTTTAATTAAAAAAGGAGTTCCAGAATCAAATATTAAAACCAAATTTGATGAAGATGGAACACATTCTGAATCATATTGGTCGAGGGAATTTGGAGCGGCTTATTTGTGGTTGTTTAAAAAATAG
- a CDS encoding Lrp/AsnC family transcriptional regulator — MLDAKDKKLLILLQNDAKKTTKQLANELDLSVTAVFERIKKLEKQQIIKKYVALLNHEKIKKNFIVLCHVKLVQHKKEYISQFEKEITQFPEVLECFHVSGDYDYILKICIRDIQEYREFMVSKLTNLQHIASTQSSFMIKEVKNSTVIEP; from the coding sequence ATGTTAGACGCAAAAGATAAAAAACTATTGATTTTACTGCAGAATGACGCCAAAAAAACCACCAAACAATTGGCCAATGAATTGGATTTATCAGTAACGGCAGTTTTTGAACGCATTAAAAAATTAGAAAAGCAGCAGATTATCAAGAAATATGTGGCTTTACTGAACCATGAAAAAATTAAAAAAAACTTTATCGTTTTATGTCATGTGAAATTGGTGCAACATAAGAAGGAATATATTTCTCAGTTTGAAAAAGAAATCACTCAGTTTCCTGAAGTGTTAGAATGTTTTCATGTTTCCGGAGATTACGATTATATCTTGAAAATCTGTATTCGCGACATTCAGGAATACCGTGAATTCATGGTAAGTAAATTGACTAACCTACAACATATCGCCAGTACGCAAAGTTCTTTTATGATTAAAGAAGTGAAGAATTCTACGGTTATTGAACCTTAA
- a CDS encoding aminotransferase class I/II-fold pyridoxal phosphate-dependent enzyme codes for MENFDAANNIQDLQYFGEFGGVNPSISDSSTYTFLSAKTMFDTFEGNTEGCYLYSRHSTPSNLYLSEALAQMEGTESANVTASGMGAITSTLLQLCKGGDHIISSRTIYGGTYAFMKNFLPGYNIKTSFVDITDLSAVENAITEDTKVLFCETVSNPLLEIADLRELAKIAKKHNLKLIVDNTFSPLSISPQMLGTDITIHSLTKFINGSSDAVAGVVCASTQFINDLKDVNSGACMLLGPTLDSFRAASILKNLRTLHIRIKKHSENAQYLAEQFEKDGLTVKYPGLKSHKQHDLFKSMMNPEYGFGGLLTLDVQTMEKANELMELMQKENLGYLAVSLGFYKTLFSCSGSSTSSEIPEAEQKEMGLSQGLIRMSIGLDHDIKRTYDKMKWCMQQVGVIK; via the coding sequence ATGGAAAACTTTGATGCAGCAAACAACATTCAGGACTTACAATATTTTGGAGAATTCGGAGGCGTAAACCCTTCAATATCTGACAGTTCGACTTATACTTTTCTTTCTGCAAAAACCATGTTCGATACGTTCGAAGGAAACACAGAAGGTTGTTATTTATACTCTCGTCATTCCACTCCAAGCAATCTTTATTTAAGCGAAGCTTTGGCCCAAATGGAAGGAACAGAAAGTGCAAATGTAACCGCTTCGGGAATGGGTGCAATCACTTCTACCCTGCTTCAACTCTGCAAAGGTGGCGATCATATTATTTCGAGCCGCACGATTTATGGAGGAACGTATGCGTTCATGAAAAACTTTCTGCCTGGATATAATATTAAAACTTCATTTGTTGACATCACCGATTTATCAGCAGTTGAAAATGCAATTACTGAAGATACAAAAGTTCTATTTTGTGAAACCGTGAGTAATCCACTTTTAGAAATTGCTGATCTACGTGAATTGGCGAAAATTGCAAAAAAACATAATTTGAAATTGATTGTTGACAATACTTTTTCTCCACTTTCGATTTCGCCACAAATGCTCGGAACTGATATTACGATTCACAGTTTAACCAAATTCATCAACGGAAGTAGTGATGCAGTTGCCGGAGTTGTGTGTGCTTCTACTCAATTTATTAATGATTTGAAAGATGTGAATTCTGGCGCTTGTATGTTGCTTGGACCGACTTTAGACAGTTTCCGTGCGGCGAGTATTCTTAAAAATTTACGAACGCTTCATATAAGAATTAAAAAACACAGTGAAAATGCTCAATATTTAGCAGAGCAATTTGAAAAAGATGGATTGACTGTAAAATATCCAGGATTGAAAAGTCACAAACAACACGACCTTTTCAAAAGCATGATGAATCCAGAATATGGTTTCGGAGGCTTGCTAACTCTGGACGTTCAAACCATGGAAAAAGCCAATGAATTAATGGAATTGATGCAAAAAGAAAACTTAGGTTATCTAGCGGTAAGTCTTGGTTTCTACAAAACATTATTCTCATGTTCAGGAAGTTCGACCTCATCTGAAATCCCGGAAGCTGAACAAAAAGAAATGGGCCTTTCTCAAGGATTAATCCGTATGTCAATTGGTTTAGACCACGATATCAAAAGAACTTATGACAAGATGAAATGGTGCATGCAGCAAGTTGGTGTCATCAAATAA